The DNA sequence CGTGCCGCACGAGCGGCTGCACCTGGTCATCGGCACGGTGAACGACAAGGACGTGGGGCCCGTGCTGGCACTGCTGCCGCCCGACGCCACGTATTATTTTTGCCAGGCCGATATCCCCCGGGCCTTGCCGGCCGATGAGCTGGCGGCCCGCGCCGCCGCCGCGGGGCTGGCCGGCCGCTCCTACGGCCCGGTAGCCGCCGCGGTAGCCGCCGCCCGTGCCGCCGCGGGCCCCGCCGACGTGGTGTTCATTGGCGGTAGCACCTTCGTAGTGGCCGAGGTGGCCGAGCTGTACCAATAGCCTGTAGCGCAGCTGTAGCTAAAGTCTGCGCTACGGCCGTTCAGCCGGCCCTATAACTTTCATCCATTACTCTGCTTACTTTCCTGCTTTGCCCCGCGTCAAACTCCACCGCTTTGCTGACAACGCCACCCGCCCCGACGTCATCGAGCCAGGTAAATCCGAATTTGGGACCTTGGCGGGCCGCTGGCGGGCCGATTTCTTCCATAACGACCACCCGCTGACCCTGGAAATGGGCTGCGGCAAGGGCGAGTACACCGTGGGCCTGGCCCAGCGGCACGCGCAACGCAACTTTTTGGGCCTCGACATCAAGGGCGAGCGGCTGTGGTCGGGCAGCACCCGGGCCGCTGCCCTGGGCCTGGCCAATGTGGGCTTCGTGCGGGCCCAGGCCGAGGCCCTAACGGCGCAGTTCAGCCCCGGGGAGCTGGGCGAAATCTGGATTACGTTTCCGGACCCGCGGCCGCGCGACCGCGACATCAAGCGCCGCCTCACTTCGCCGCGCTTCCTCAACCAGTACCAGGAGCTGCTGGCCGCCGGGGCCCCGCTGCACCTCAAAACCGACAACGACGGCCTGTTCGACTACACCCTGGAAATCCTGGCCGCCCGCCCGGGCACGGCCGTGGAGGTGAGTACCCGCGACCTGTACGCCGAGCAGGGCCCCGGATTTGCCGAGGCCCAGGCCATCCAAACCAACTTCGAGGGCAAGTACCGCGCGGTGGGCGTGCCCATCAAGTACCTGCGGTTCCGGCTGAGTTAGGGCCCCAGGTCAGCCAGTTTTGCCCAGGTGTAAGATGCCGTTGCCCGGGCTCCGGGCCCCAAAACTAATACTCCGGCGCACCGCTCATTGGGCGGTGCGCCGGAGTATTAGTTTTGGGCCATTACAGGGTACTTAAGATGAATTTGGCGTTGATTACGTGTTCGTTGGCTTCGCTGAGGGAGTTGAACACGTAGCGCACGCGCCCTTCGCCGTCGAGCACGTAAGTGACGCGGCCCGGGAGCAGGCCCAGCGCGGCGCGGGGCACGGCGTACTTCTTGCGCAGCTGCCCGCCGTTGTCGCTGAGGAGCGGAAACGGCAGGTCGTACTTGGCGGTAAACTGGCGGTGCGAGCGTTCGGAGTCGGAGCTGATGCCGATGACTTCCGCGCCCAGGGCCGCAAAGTCTTGGTACTGGTCGCGGAACGAGCAGGCTTCCTTGGTACAGCCCGACGAGCCGTCTTTGGGGTAGAAGTACAGCACCACGGGGTGGCCGCGGTGCTCACTGAGCTTGAAGGTGGTGCCGGCGGTGGTTGGCAGGTCGAAGTCCGGCGCCAGGTCGCCCACGCGCAGGGCGTGGGCGAGGCCGTCGGCCAGAATCGGCCGCAGGTGCACGTTGAGCTGGAGCTGGTTGGGGCCCAGGGGTAGGGTGAGGTCTTCGCAGCCGCCGTAGCCCGCCACCAGTGTGTTGGGGGTGCGGGTGGGTAGCTCCAGCGTGAAATTACCCGCCGCGTCGGTACTGACCACCTGGCTCGTACCCTTGACCAGCAGCGTGGCCCCCGGCAAGGGGTTGCCCTCGGGGTCGAATACCCGGCCTGCCAGGCGGTAGGTCAGGGCCGGCGCGGAGGATCCCGTATTTCCCTGCATGGCGAGCAAGGCGGCGGACGGACGGGTTTTAACGGTTTGCGCCTGCCCGGCGAAGACGGTGCCAAGGGCAAGGACGAAAGCGAGCGAGTAGTTCATGGGGAGCGAAGAGTTGGACCACCTACGCTCCAGGTGCCGCGGCCAGTTTGCCGCCCCACTTGCCCACTCGGCCAACGGCTACTTATTCCTCGTAAAATGCTCGAATAACCAGGCGAAAGGCGCCCCGCCTTCGCCAAGCGATAGGGCCCAGTTGGGCCCCTGGGCGTGCAATTTGCCGTGCAGCTTGGGACCGCGGGGCCCCAACTGGGCCCTATTCCACTGCCTCCAGGGCCTCAAAAATCTCTTCCAAACCGGTGAAATCGCGCAGGCCGGGCTTGAGCTCGTCGCCGCCTTGCAGCACCAGGCCGGCCGGGCGCACGCCGTCGAGCAGGCCGGGCAGGTCGGCGGCGGCGAAGTCGCCGCCCAGCCACAGCGGAAACTGCCGGGCCAGGGCCTCCAGCTGCGCCTGCCAGCCCACGAGGTCGGCCCCAGCGGGCAGCGTGACCAGCAGGGCCCCGCCGGTGGGGGCGAAGTCGGCGCTGCGCAGCTCGTGGGCCAGGTCGGGGTCGATGAGCGCCTGCAGAGCGGTGAAGAGGTCGGTTTCGCGCAGCACCGGGAAGGGCAGGGGCTCGTGCATACCGGGGATGAAAAAGGGTGCGTCGTGCAGCAGTACCCGGTCGAGGCCGCAGGCGGCGGCCACGGCCACGAGCTGCGCGGGGTCGGCGTTGCCGAACTCGCCGATGAGCTCCACGCCCGCCACCCAGCCGGCCAGCTCCCGGGCCGTGGCGGGGTCGATGGCGCCGGGTAGCTCGGGGTCGAGGGTGAAGATGAGGCCGTCGGCGCCCATGCCGGCGCAGTAGCGCGCGTCGGATAAGTTGTTGATGCCGCGGACGAGGACGGGGATGCGAAGGGCCATGGTTTGAATGTGAAGAGGCGGAGGAATATGGCAGATGTGGTAAATGATACCGGGGCAAAGGTCGCACGGACAAATCTTCATTTGCCTATGCCCTTCACATCTGCCGCATTCACTTACATCCCTCACATCCTTTGCATTCCCCCACATTCTTCACATTTTACTATCCGCCGTACCTTTGCGTTTCGAACCGCAGCCAAACCATTCACCTTTCGGGTGCTGTTCAGAACCAAATGGAAAACAACCCCAAAGGCCGCGTTCTCGTGGCCATGAGCGGTGGCATCGACTCGTCGGTGGCCGCCGTGCTCCTGCACGAGCAGGGCTACGAAGTGGTCGGTATGACCATGAAAACCTGGGACTACGCCTCGGCGGGCGGGTCGAAAAAGGAAACCGGCTGCTGCTCCCTGGACAGCATCAACGATGCCCGGCAGATTGCCGTGGACCTGGGCTTCCCGCACTACATCATTGACATCCGCGAGGAATTCGGCGATTTCGTCATCAACAACTTCACCGATGAGTACCTGGCTGGGCGCACGCCCAATCCCTGCGTGCTCTGCAACACCCACATCAAGTGGGACGCGCTGCTACGCCGGGCCGACCAGCTCGGCTGCCAGTTCATCGCCACGGGCCACTACGCCCAGGTGCGGCAGGGCGCTGATAGTGGGCGCTTTATCGTGAGCAAAGGCCTGGACGACAACAAGGACCAGAGCTACGCGCTGTGGGGCGTGAGCCAGGCTAGCCTGAGCCGCACGCTGTTTCCGCTGGGCCAGATGCGCAAGACCGAGATTTACGACGAGGCCCGTCGCCGCGGCTTCACCGCGCTGGTGAACAAGCCCGAGAGCTACGAAATCTGCTTCATCCCCGACAACGACTACCGGGGCTTCCTGCGCCGGCGTGTGCCAGGCTTGGAGGCCCGCGTGGCCGGCGGCCGCTTCGTGGATAAAAAAGGGGTCGAGCTGGGCCGCCACGAGGGCTACCCGTTCTACACCATCGGGCAGCGTAAGGGGCTGGGTATCGCGCTGGGCTTCCCGGCCTACGTGACGGAAATCCGGCCCGATACCAACGAGGTGGTGCTGGGCAACTACGACGACTTGGCCAGTACGGCCACCGTGGTGGGCCAGCTTAACCCCGGCAAGTATGCCACCTTGGAGGGGCACGGCCTGGTGCCGGCCGTGGTGAAGGTGCGCTACAACCACGACGGGGCCCCCGCGTTCCTGGAAGAAGTAGGCGGCAAAATCCACGTCTATTTCGAGGAGCCCGTGCACGCCATTACCCCGGGCCAGGCGGCCGTATTCTACGAAGGCGACGACGTGCTGGGGGGCGGCTGGATCGAGCGCCACGTCATCGGCGAGGCGCCCGTGCCGTTTGCCCACGCCGCCGCGCCGGTGGCGTAGGGCCCCGGCAGGCGGCCACCGCGCCAAGATAAAAAAGCCAGGATAAAATAAGATTATTGGCGGGTTGCGGAAGAATTCTACGGGTCTTCGGCGGCCCGCCAATAACTTGCCGGCTGTTCCCGTTTATTCGCTGTTCTATTGTCTATTCTACCGATTGCTATGCGTTTACGCTACCCGCTCCTGAGCGCTGCCGGGGCCCTGTTGGCCTTGGCCGGGTGCCGCACCCAAGATTCGCCCGCGCCCGACCTGGGCAACACCTACTACCCCGTGGCCGTGGGCACCTACCGCGCCTACCAGGTGGTGGACACGACCTGGAATAACTACGTACGAACGGTGGGCACGCCCTACCAGCTGCGCGAGGCCATCACGGGCACCTACGCCGACGCCGCCGGCCAACTGGCCTACCGCGTGGAGCGCGCCCGCCGCGCCACCACTGCCGATGCCTGGGTGGCCGACAGCGTGTTTGCCCTGAGCGTGAGCCTCAACGCCGTGGTGCTGAACCGCGGCAACAAGCGCACCGTGGAGGCGGTATTTCCGGCGCGCACCGGCCGTATCTGGAACTTCAACGCCTTCAACAACAACTCGGCCGACACGGTGAACGCCGACACCCGCAGCTACCGCCGCGTGGGGGCCCCCTACACCACGGCGGTGCCCGGCGGCACGGCCCGCGCCTACCCCACCACGGCCACCGCCGTGGACACGGCCCTGAACAACACCAACGTGTACGAAGACAACCTCTACTACCTGCGCACCTACCAGCAGGTACTGGCCCAGGGCGTGGGGCCCGTGCTGCGGCGGCGGCGGCGCTTCATCTACACCGGCGGCACGAGCGGCGCGCTGCCGGTGCCGGGCCAGGTGTTCGCCGGCTACATCCACCGCGAGACCCTGATTGACGCCGGCAACCTATAAGCTGCGCTTTGGCTAATGCTATTTTTCTACTTGATTCTGTGAAGTATATGCGTGCGTTTTGGGTGCGGGCCCTGGCCCTGGTGGCAGCAGTGCTGATTGGCGAAACAGCTCCCGCCCGGGCCCAGGGCCCCGTACGCCGCCACCTGGTATATTTCCGCGATAAGGCCGGCACGCCCTACCGGGTCGACCAGCCCGAGGCGTTTTTGTCGACCCGCGCCGTGGCGCGGCGGCAGCGCCAGGGCATCGCTGTGGCCTCGCGCGACCTGCCCGTGAGTCCCGCCTACCTGGCCCAGGTGCGGGCCGTGCCCGGGACCCAAATCGTGTACCCTTCGCGCTGGCTGAACGCCGTGCTGGTGGCCTGCGACTCGGCCGTGCTGGCGCAGGTGCAGGCGCTGCCCGCCGTGCGCCAGGCCACCACTCTCAGCCGGGGCCCCCGCCCGGCGGCCCCGGTGTGGGCCCCCGCCCCGGCCCAGACCAGCCAGCAAACCTACGTGGTGGGCACCCGCCCCGACTACGGCCGCACTTTCGCCCAGGACCAGCTCATCGGGGCCGTGGCCATGCACGACGCTGGCTACCAGGGCGAGGGCATGCAAATAGCCGTCTTCGACGCGGGCTTTCCGGGGGCCAACGCGCCGGGGCCCCTCCAGCCGCTCTTTGCCGAGCAGCGCGTGCTGGGCACCCGCAACTTTGTGGACGGTGGCCAGCAGGTGTACCTGCGCAGTAGCCACGGCACTAGCTGCTTGTCGCTGATTGCTGGGGCCCAGGCGGGCGTGTTCGTGGGCACGGCCCCCAAGGCCTCGTTTCACCTGTGCATCACCGAAGATACGGGGTC is a window from the Hymenobacter nivis genome containing:
- the mnmA gene encoding tRNA 2-thiouridine(34) synthase MnmA; this translates as MENNPKGRVLVAMSGGIDSSVAAVLLHEQGYEVVGMTMKTWDYASAGGSKKETGCCSLDSINDARQIAVDLGFPHYIIDIREEFGDFVINNFTDEYLAGRTPNPCVLCNTHIKWDALLRRADQLGCQFIATGHYAQVRQGADSGRFIVSKGLDDNKDQSYALWGVSQASLSRTLFPLGQMRKTEIYDEARRRGFTALVNKPESYEICFIPDNDYRGFLRRRVPGLEARVAGGRFVDKKGVELGRHEGYPFYTIGQRKGLGIALGFPAYVTEIRPDTNEVVLGNYDDLASTATVVGQLNPGKYATLEGHGLVPAVVKVRYNHDGAPAFLEEVGGKIHVYFEEPVHAITPGQAAVFYEGDDVLGGGWIERHVIGEAPVPFAHAAAPVA
- the trmB gene encoding tRNA (guanosine(46)-N7)-methyltransferase TrmB, which encodes MPRVKLHRFADNATRPDVIEPGKSEFGTLAGRWRADFFHNDHPLTLEMGCGKGEYTVGLAQRHAQRNFLGLDIKGERLWSGSTRAAALGLANVGFVRAQAEALTAQFSPGELGEIWITFPDPRPRDRDIKRRLTSPRFLNQYQELLAAGAPLHLKTDNDGLFDYTLEILAARPGTAVEVSTRDLYAEQGPGFAEAQAIQTNFEGKYRAVGVPIKYLRFRLS
- a CDS encoding redoxin domain-containing protein codes for the protein MNYSLAFVLALGTVFAGQAQTVKTRPSAALLAMQGNTGSSAPALTYRLAGRVFDPEGNPLPGATLLVKGTSQVVSTDAAGNFTLELPTRTPNTLVAGYGGCEDLTLPLGPNQLQLNVHLRPILADGLAHALRVGDLAPDFDLPTTAGTTFKLSEHRGHPVVLYFYPKDGSSGCTKEACSFRDQYQDFAALGAEVIGISSDSERSHRQFTAKYDLPFPLLSDNGGQLRKKYAVPRAALGLLPGRVTYVLDGEGRVRYVFNSLSEANEHVINAKFILSTL